The following proteins are encoded in a genomic region of Spirosoma sp. SC4-14:
- a CDS encoding DUF2147 domain-containing protein, producing MKTLRNLVAIFILLIAQSAFIADDDSDAVVGTWLNGTKKGHVQIYKRGGTYFGKLIWLSEPNDPTTGKPKTDIRNGDPSKRTRPLMNLPIMYNFKYNGGNVWSDGKIYNPEDGKEYNCKMTLKDPNTLDVRGYMGISLIGKTQTWTRIK from the coding sequence ATGAAAACCCTACGTAACCTGGTCGCAATCTTCATTCTGCTCATTGCCCAATCTGCTTTTATTGCCGACGACGACTCTGATGCGGTAGTGGGCACCTGGCTAAATGGTACGAAAAAAGGGCATGTGCAAATTTATAAGCGCGGAGGCACCTATTTTGGTAAACTTATCTGGCTTAGCGAACCCAATGACCCCACAACGGGCAAGCCAAAAACAGACATCCGCAATGGCGACCCCTCCAAACGAACCCGCCCCCTGATGAATTTACCAATCATGTATAATTTTAAATACAACGGAGGCAATGTCTGGAGCGATGGTAAAATCTATAATCCGGAAGATGGGAAAGAGTACAATTGCAAAATGACGCTGAAAGACCCTAATACGCTGGACGTACGAGGCTATATGGGTATCTCACTGATTGGCAAAACTCAAACCTGGACCCGGATCAAGTAG
- a CDS encoding acyl-CoA thioesterase — MFHRDPNRTYPTETESRVIIRFQDCDPLQHLNNAKYFDYYFNAREDQVAKLYDINYGQMFRELKTSWVVYQHQIAYIRPALVSEWVRITSRLIYFNEDTLVEEFFMTNDDKTELKNVLWMTSKYISVQTGKRTPHTPDVMAYLEATKYPHVGYPEVNFNDRIREIKQELVPVRV, encoded by the coding sequence ATGTTTCATCGAGATCCCAACCGGACCTATCCAACCGAAACCGAATCGCGGGTAATTATTCGGTTTCAGGATTGCGATCCTCTTCAGCACCTCAACAACGCAAAGTATTTCGACTATTATTTTAATGCCCGTGAAGATCAGGTAGCCAAACTCTACGACATTAACTATGGCCAGATGTTTCGGGAATTGAAAACGAGCTGGGTCGTATACCAGCACCAGATTGCCTACATCCGACCCGCACTGGTGAGTGAGTGGGTACGCATCACCTCCCGGCTGATTTATTTCAACGAAGATACCCTCGTTGAAGAGTTTTTCATGACCAACGATGACAAAACGGAACTGAAAAACGTGCTCTGGATGACGTCGAAGTACATTAGTGTGCAAACAGGTAAACGTACGCCACATACCCCCGACGTTATGGCCTATCTGGAAGCAACGAAGTATCCGCACGTCGGTTATCCAGAAGTAAATTTTAACGACCGTATTCGCGAAATCAAGCAGGAACTCGTCCCGGTCAGGGTATAG